Proteins encoded in a region of the Dasypus novemcinctus isolate mDasNov1 chromosome 24, mDasNov1.1.hap2, whole genome shotgun sequence genome:
- the LOC101413467 gene encoding olfactory receptor 4P4-like: protein MESHNNISEFILLGLSYDQHTQIFCFVLFLFSYVSILLGNLVILFSISSSSLFKQPMYYFLSHLSCMDICYTSSVTPKLISDLLVGTKTISYGNCMLQVFTMHFFGGIEIFIIAAMAFDRYVAICKPLHYMIIMNRTKCNLLILTAWAGGALHSFPQFYLVLRLPFCGPNEIDHYFCDIFPLLKVACSDTYITGILVVADSGMVALVTFVVLFVSYVIILFTLRNHSAEGRRKALSTCGSHITVVVLFFGPSIFVYLRPPTTFPEDKISALFYTIIAPMFNPLIYTLRNTEMKNVMRKVWCQTLFSKEVFN, encoded by the coding sequence ATGGAAAGCCACAACAATATCTCAGAATTCATTCTTTTAGGGCTTTCTTATGACCAGCACACACAAATATTTTGCTTTGTGCTCTTCCTATTCAGTTATGTTTCCATCTTGTTAGGAAACCTTGTGATCCTTTTCTCCATTAGCAGCAGCTCCCTTTTTAAACAACCCATGTACTATTTCCTGAGCCATTTATCCTGTATGGACATCTGCTATACCTCTAGTGTTACACCCAAACTTATCAGTGACTTGTTAGTGGGAACAAAAACCATCTCTTACGGAAACTGCATGTTGCAGGTCTTTACCATGCACTTCTTTGGAGGTATTGAGATCTTCATTATTGCTGCCATGGCCTTTGATCGCTATGTTGCCATCTGCAAGCCTCTGCACTACATGATTATCATGAACAGGACAAAATGCAACCTTCTAATCCTGACTGCTTGGGCCGGTGGAGCTCTCCATTCCTTTCCTCAATTTTATCTGGTACTCCGGTTGCCTTTTTGTGGTCCTAATGAAATAGATCACTATTTTTGTGATATCTTCCCATTGCTGAAAGTTGCCTGTAGTGATACCTACATCACAGGTATCCTTGTGGTTGCAGATTCAGGTATGGTCGCCTTAGTAACTTTTGTTGTCTTATTTGTTTCTTATGTCATTATATTATTCACTTTAAGAAATCATTCAGCTGAGGGAAGACGCAAAGCCCTCTCTACCTGTGGGTCTCATATCACTGTGGTAGTCTTATTCTTTGGTCCTTCAATCTTTGTTTACCTTAGACCACCaaccactttccctgaggataaAATATCTGCACTATTTTACACCATCATAGCTCCTATGTTCAATCCCTTAATCTATACTTTGAGAAACACAGAGATGAAAAATGTCATGAGAAAGGTTTGGTGCCAAACGTTATTTTCAAAGGAAGTATTCAATTAA